One stretch of Saccharopolyspora erythraea DNA includes these proteins:
- a CDS encoding cell wall anchor protein gives MHGLPPGDAAQDLLDPAWQMRWRVPELALVLSDRAVAQARRTGDRALRLRAEVLALFTTNRLGRGVSATGRAIAALRDAEAAGEAGVAAELRVELACCARSAGSNEVAVRVLEPVLAQERLEPLVRAHALLALAAALPFQQADGERAEALEEADRLYIAAELNRDANRLMRARVKAARAGHHRRQGEFPEAVDAADSGLGLLQRLGDPAADSGEIHARLVLERVQALLELGRRDEAVSAAAEVLSRPVRAAAAGPSGWLRLALATRVYQPEGAHMVAVRVLNDAIAIAERHKLDGLLAETLSTLSNLHERAEELAEALLALRRAYAADRRWRASVHAARLRLLEEFPALVQGVGPVRSSAAQEVPTPRREQLPAAGDQGGRTEPAAASADPATAVPKPGAAHSAVRQSAPSAQAQAGGVPAARTTPAAEQAPVSTERTTAPSSSAAAADAAHSEAAHTALTHTWASHAEPTRTGASHGEAAHASGSAPSAAPERQGSQEEAAGTQAEPPAERAQGSRRSRRAGETPEWLVAAASEARHEHHARGSRAERRLAQEREELQAAAQGSSSPAQESPNPTAVAAQETSIAAQETSAAAHEPPVSAGGATTPGTGNVGETAASREIDESLELQQVRALLEAGDLQKAREFLEARGRQQSAASPQSGATHATASHEQQQAHGDRSAQEYAPHETSPYEGQSQEASAEQAGSDGGSRTAASEVTHAEQSTGTPSAGSPLTAGQSDEGTPQYRSGDSDIRDAARRLMATLTSRVTENHEREAERFVQAQRDMASQPEPGSAHGEDDFPGQGSGFGDQHGLDSGSYGTRHADPAEGYAARHGDVSQDYSTTHDERAGHGAGTWDFPREGVGGLGESGRSGDDCSAYDFSAYGGSGFAGSQDAASTGFAGGRDAASTDFAGGSDTSSTGFHGEREPGSVGFAGGSDDAAAGGWPSWDQSSQPEEPTLQNQPPVDAPDVTAIMPVIALPPEREAATGADPLGGGSDRHRSAGEQRTDASSYPESTPYPEQTSHLESGYSERASFPESESFPGATSFTESEADASDTFPSLFPTRGADADSGRGATPGVTSAAGVAADEAAAAESTRWPDEDTYVHHHGVDDDATDPGPRAQEPQAEGGRRSRGRTLEEIRASLRLVEESRPQGRQGRRRARHAEPDDDAEPERGSDQGRATEAGSGFEARATAAAGGDAGPGAAGAFSGRGIQDAETNAWPGGDTGQGARAATSSGPSDAFATSTGLSGIPAASPEAAPATGSGPDDASTAGYGLGSSSVAGAGSDATPGRDEVTGREQVSAPKRLRAVRDEPDLTPPTDISTRQRRAAPRAADAAESSSAAEAPAEEVPIGEIGLADLLAEALVAYETGRRSQGVPTSGEAADSDYDAAPAGRHGDANVAGITSGSAGVSGAYLSTSDSDSAAAAPRHRRAAIDNSTGNPRSWPWAGN, from the coding sequence GTGCACGGATTACCGCCCGGTGATGCCGCACAGGACCTGCTCGACCCCGCGTGGCAGATGCGCTGGCGGGTGCCGGAGCTGGCTCTGGTGCTCAGCGATCGGGCCGTGGCGCAGGCCAGGCGCACCGGTGACCGGGCGTTGCGGTTGCGCGCCGAGGTGCTGGCGTTGTTCACCACCAACCGGCTCGGTCGCGGCGTGTCCGCGACCGGCCGGGCCATCGCGGCGTTGCGGGACGCCGAGGCGGCGGGCGAGGCCGGCGTAGCGGCGGAGCTGCGGGTCGAGCTGGCCTGCTGCGCCCGCAGCGCGGGCAGCAACGAGGTCGCGGTTCGCGTGCTCGAACCGGTTCTCGCGCAGGAACGGCTGGAGCCGCTGGTGCGGGCGCACGCGCTGCTCGCGCTGGCGGCGGCCCTGCCGTTCCAGCAGGCCGACGGTGAGCGGGCCGAGGCGCTGGAGGAGGCCGACCGCCTCTACATCGCCGCCGAGCTGAACCGCGACGCCAACCGCTTGATGCGGGCCCGGGTCAAGGCCGCGCGGGCGGGGCACCACCGCAGGCAGGGCGAGTTCCCGGAGGCGGTGGACGCAGCCGACAGCGGGCTCGGTCTGTTGCAGCGGCTGGGCGACCCGGCGGCCGACAGCGGTGAGATCCACGCGCGGCTGGTGCTGGAACGCGTCCAGGCGCTGCTGGAGCTCGGGCGCCGGGACGAGGCCGTCAGCGCGGCGGCGGAGGTCCTGAGCAGGCCGGTGCGCGCCGCCGCGGCAGGGCCTTCCGGTTGGCTCCGGCTCGCCCTCGCCACCCGGGTCTACCAGCCGGAGGGCGCGCACATGGTCGCGGTGCGAGTGCTCAACGACGCCATCGCGATCGCGGAGCGCCACAAGCTGGACGGGCTGCTCGCCGAGACGCTGAGCACGCTGTCGAACCTGCACGAACGCGCCGAGGAGCTGGCCGAGGCACTGCTCGCCCTGCGCAGGGCTTACGCCGCCGACCGGCGCTGGCGCGCGTCCGTGCACGCGGCTCGCCTGCGGTTGCTGGAGGAGTTCCCCGCGCTCGTGCAGGGCGTGGGACCGGTCCGCAGTTCGGCCGCGCAGGAGGTGCCGACGCCTCGGCGGGAGCAACTACCGGCGGCCGGAGACCAAGGGGGCCGGACGGAGCCGGCGGCGGCCTCGGCGGATCCAGCCACAGCCGTGCCCAAGCCGGGTGCGGCGCATTCGGCCGTGCGCCAGTCGGCGCCCTCGGCGCAGGCGCAGGCCGGGGGAGTGCCCGCGGCGCGCACGACACCCGCTGCGGAGCAGGCACCGGTCTCCACCGAGCGGACGACCGCGCCTTCGTCCTCCGCCGCGGCCGCGGACGCTGCGCACTCAGAGGCGGCGCACACAGCGCTGACGCACACATGGGCTTCGCACGCGGAGCCGACGCGCACAGGGGCTTCGCACGGGGAGGCCGCGCACGCGTCGGGCTCCGCACCATCGGCGGCTCCCGAGCGTCAGGGTTCGCAGGAAGAGGCGGCTGGCACCCAGGCGGAACCTCCCGCCGAGCGTGCGCAGGGTTCCCGGCGTTCGCGACGGGCCGGTGAGACGCCTGAGTGGCTTGTCGCAGCCGCATCCGAGGCGCGTCACGAGCACCACGCTCGCGGCTCGCGTGCGGAGCGACGTCTCGCGCAGGAGCGGGAGGAACTCCAGGCGGCGGCGCAGGGCTCGTCGAGCCCGGCGCAGGAGTCGCCGAACCCGACGGCGGTCGCAGCGCAGGAAACCTCCATCGCGGCGCAGGAGACCTCCGCAGCGGCGCACGAACCGCCCGTCTCAGCGGGTGGGGCGACCACGCCCGGGACGGGGAACGTCGGCGAGACCGCGGCGTCGCGTGAAATCGACGAGTCGCTGGAACTCCAGCAGGTGCGTGCGCTGCTGGAGGCGGGAGATCTCCAGAAGGCACGCGAGTTCCTGGAGGCGCGGGGCCGCCAGCAGTCAGCAGCATCGCCGCAGTCCGGGGCCACGCACGCGACCGCGTCCCACGAGCAACAGCAAGCACACGGGGACCGATCGGCGCAGGAGTACGCGCCGCACGAGACCTCGCCGTATGAGGGGCAAAGCCAGGAGGCGAGTGCCGAGCAGGCCGGTTCCGACGGTGGCTCGCGCACGGCCGCGAGCGAGGTCACGCACGCCGAGCAATCGACCGGCACACCGTCGGCAGGCTCGCCGCTGACAGCCGGGCAGTCCGATGAGGGGACCCCGCAGTACCGCTCCGGGGACAGCGACATCCGCGATGCCGCACGTCGGCTCATGGCCACACTCACCAGTCGCGTCACGGAGAACCACGAGCGCGAAGCCGAGCGGTTCGTGCAAGCCCAGCGGGACATGGCCTCGCAGCCGGAGCCCGGCTCCGCTCACGGGGAGGACGACTTCCCCGGCCAGGGGAGCGGATTCGGCGATCAGCACGGCCTGGACTCCGGCAGCTACGGGACGCGTCACGCCGACCCGGCCGAGGGCTACGCGGCGCGGCACGGAGACGTCTCGCAGGACTACTCGACGACCCACGACGAGCGAGCCGGGCACGGCGCGGGCACGTGGGACTTCCCGCGGGAGGGCGTTGGGGGACTCGGCGAGTCCGGGAGGAGCGGTGACGACTGCTCCGCCTACGACTTCTCCGCCTACGGCGGTTCGGGCTTCGCAGGCAGTCAGGACGCCGCCTCGACCGGTTTCGCAGGGGGCCGGGACGCCGCGTCCACCGATTTCGCAGGGGGCAGCGACACTTCCTCGACCGGCTTCCACGGGGAGCGGGAGCCAGGGTCCGTCGGCTTCGCGGGCGGTTCGGACGACGCGGCCGCAGGTGGATGGCCGTCCTGGGACCAGTCCTCCCAGCCGGAGGAGCCGACCCTGCAGAACCAGCCGCCGGTCGACGCTCCGGACGTCACTGCGATCATGCCGGTGATCGCGCTTCCGCCGGAGCGGGAGGCCGCGACCGGCGCCGACCCGCTCGGGGGCGGCTCCGACCGCCACCGGAGCGCGGGCGAGCAGCGGACAGACGCCTCCTCGTACCCGGAGTCGACGCCGTACCCAGAGCAGACCTCGCACCTGGAGTCGGGGTACTCGGAGCGGGCCTCGTTCCCGGAATCGGAGTCTTTCCCGGGCGCGACATCGTTCACGGAGTCGGAGGCCGACGCCTCGGACACGTTCCCGAGCCTGTTTCCCACGCGCGGCGCAGACGCGGACAGCGGTCGCGGGGCCACGCCTGGCGTGACCAGTGCGGCCGGTGTGGCGGCTGATGAGGCCGCAGCCGCGGAGTCGACCCGCTGGCCTGACGAGGACACCTACGTCCACCACCACGGTGTCGACGACGACGCCACGGACCCCGGCCCCCGGGCGCAGGAGCCGCAGGCCGAGGGCGGGCGGCGGTCCCGCGGCAGGACACTGGAGGAGATCCGGGCGAGCCTGCGGCTCGTCGAGGAGTCCCGCCCGCAGGGGCGTCAGGGCAGGCGTCGTGCCCGGCACGCCGAGCCCGACGACGACGCTGAACCTGAACGTGGTTCTGACCAGGGGCGAGCGACTGAGGCGGGCTCAGGGTTCGAAGCCCGTGCCACGGCAGCCGCCGGCGGCGACGCCGGGCCAGGCGCAGCAGGGGCGTTCAGCGGTCGGGGCATCCAGGACGCCGAGACCAACGCCTGGCCGGGAGGTGACACCGGGCAGGGGGCCCGAGCAGCGACCAGCAGCGGTCCGAGCGATGCGTTCGCGACCAGCACCGGCTTGAGCGGGATTCCGGCGGCGAGCCCCGAAGCGGCTCCCGCGACGGGCAGCGGCCCGGATGACGCCTCCACGGCGGGCTACGGTCTGGGCTCCAGTTCTGTGGCGGGGGCCGGCTCCGACGCCACGCCCGGTCGCGACGAGGTGACCGGCCGTGAGCAGGTGTCCGCGCCGAAGCGGTTGCGCGCCGTCCGGGACGAGCCCGACCTGACGCCGCCCACCGACATCTCGACCCGGCAGCGCAGGGCCGCGCCCCGAGCCGCCGACGCGGCCGAGTCGTCCAGCGCCGCGGAGGCGCCCGCCGAGGAGGTCCCGATCGGTGAGATCGGGCTGGCCGACCTGCTCGCCGAGGCGTTGGTGGCCTACGAGACCGGGCGGCGCAGCCAGGGCGTCCCTACCTCCGGTGAAGCCGCCGACTCGGACTACGATGCGGCCCCGGCCGGACGCCATGGTGACGCGAATGTGGCTGGAATCACGAGTGGTTCGGCGGGCGTCTCCGGCGCGTATCTGTCCACTTCGGACTCCGACTCGGCGGCGGCCGCGCCGCGGCACCGGCGCGCGGCGATCGACAACAGCACTGGGAATCCGCGTTCCTGGCCGTGGGCGGGCAACTGA
- a CDS encoding NAD-glutamate dehydrogenase encodes MGVRPEAPEQARNRLLDRAVEAAPELAELLWTYYRHVPAEELVDDEPADLVGALRSHRELAAARVAGRPVVKIFNPTRAEDGWENPATVVQIVTDDMPYLVDSVIAELGRDGAEVQRIVHPIVVVRRDVAGELLEVLPGADPASPPADAMAESWMFVEVDRITDLERLHALEQGLFNVLNDVREVVEDTERMIATARALADSLDTDPPPLPDEQAHDGAQLLRWLADGHFTFLGYRHNELVSDDEEPALRAVLASGLGVLRSDSVAARGLTAGPDARANALSKELLVLTQASAPSTVHRAVHPYYVGVKTFDDNGEVTGEHRFLGLFTTTALHENVLDIPVIERRVREIIHNAGFPLESYSGQRMLEEIQNYPRTELFSTDQETLAETVTGVLALAERRKLKPFVRRDPYGRFFSCLVYLPRDRYTTSSRLAMQEVLIEELGGTGVEYSTRVGESMLARVHFMVHTDPEHQAEPDLNRLQERLSDAIHTWDDQMIDEVDSEQPGRRDGQRARAGSEAVSEIGQRYASSFPEAYKEDFSAVEGLVDLRRLEALEGPRDLRMSFYTPRDAAPGERRFKIYVGGERVILSRVLPVLQSMGVEVVDERPYEVVPDDGGQYWIYDFGLRLEPGLLDTGGAEQLDTLRERFEDAFRAAWQGEAEVDRFNSLVLRAGLDWRQAAMLRAYAKYLRQTGINYSQDYIEDAILAHRATTVALTRLFEVRFDPVLGAEERTAREQDLIAEVTKLIDDVTSLDADRILRSYLSLITATLRTNYFVDGGTRPYLSLKLEPQAIPGLPEPRPQYEIFVYSPRAEGVHLRFGPVARGGLRWSDRREDFRTEILGLVKAQAVKNAVIVPVGAKGGFVVKRPPVPTGDPGADREAALGEGIACYRMFISGLLDLTDNLVGGQVAPPADVVRHDGDDTYLVVAADKGTAAFSDIANEVAKSYGFWLGDAFASGGSVGYDHKAMGITAKGAWESVKRHFRELGVDTQTEDFTAVGVGDMGGDVFGNGMLLSEHIRLVAAFNHMHVFIDPEPDAAASFAERRRLFDLPRSTWDDYDRSKISEGGGVWSRSLKSIPLNPKIRRALGIDESVTAMAPAELIKAILLAPADLLWNGGIGTYVKAATETHAEVGDKANDPVRVDGGELRVKVVGEGGNLGLTQRGRIEFARSGGKVNTDALDNSAGVDCSDHEVNIKILLDSLVSEDRLDGAQRNELLAEMTDEVSDLVLADNFRQNAVLGISRAHAGPMVSVHARQVGALVKNNGLDRELEALPSQKQFREREKAGEGLSSPELATLLAHVKLALKKEVLASDLPDADAFSRRVAEYFPKPLREHYGEAVQAHPLRREITTTLLVNEVVDGAGISYAYRLAEEIGASATDAVRAYAVVTEVYGLHELWRRIDELANVVPSRVADDMVLESRRLLDRAARWLLSNRPQPLAIGAEIARFRPVVADLSGSVRGLLHGRAAEGAVEKAERLLAEGVPKDLAESIAVLLDSYALLDITEVAELAERDGGVSHERSPRESAELYYTLAEHLDIERMLLAVNELERGNRWHSLARLALRDDLYASLRAITIDVLRTSDPEDGPEDKIATWSSINASRLERARTSLEEIRNSGRLDLATLSVATRQLRSMVR; translated from the coding sequence GTGGGCGTGCGCCCCGAGGCCCCCGAGCAGGCCCGCAACCGCCTGCTGGACCGCGCGGTGGAGGCCGCCCCCGAACTGGCCGAGCTGCTGTGGACCTACTACCGGCACGTCCCGGCCGAGGAGCTCGTCGACGACGAGCCCGCCGACCTGGTCGGCGCCCTGCGGTCGCACCGCGAGCTGGCCGCGGCCAGAGTCGCCGGACGCCCGGTGGTGAAGATCTTCAACCCCACCCGTGCCGAGGACGGCTGGGAGAACCCGGCGACGGTCGTGCAGATCGTCACCGACGACATGCCCTACCTCGTCGACTCGGTCATCGCCGAGCTGGGCAGGGACGGCGCCGAGGTGCAGCGCATCGTGCACCCGATCGTCGTGGTGCGCCGGGACGTCGCGGGCGAGCTGCTGGAGGTCCTGCCGGGCGCGGACCCCGCCTCCCCGCCCGCCGACGCCATGGCGGAGTCCTGGATGTTCGTCGAGGTGGACCGCATCACCGACCTGGAGCGGCTCCACGCTCTGGAGCAGGGCCTGTTCAACGTGCTCAACGACGTGCGCGAGGTGGTCGAGGACACCGAGCGCATGATCGCCACGGCCCGCGCGCTGGCCGACTCGCTGGACACCGACCCGCCGCCGCTGCCCGACGAGCAGGCCCACGACGGCGCCCAGCTGCTTCGCTGGCTGGCCGACGGCCACTTCACCTTCCTCGGTTACCGGCACAACGAGCTGGTCTCCGACGACGAGGAACCCGCGCTGCGCGCGGTGCTGGCCTCCGGGCTGGGCGTGCTGCGCAGCGACAGCGTCGCCGCTCGCGGCCTGACCGCGGGACCCGACGCGCGCGCCAACGCGCTGTCGAAGGAACTGCTGGTGCTGACCCAGGCCAGCGCACCGTCCACAGTGCACCGTGCCGTGCACCCGTACTACGTGGGCGTCAAGACATTCGACGACAACGGCGAGGTCACCGGCGAGCACCGGTTCCTCGGCCTGTTCACCACCACCGCGCTGCACGAGAACGTGCTGGACATCCCGGTCATCGAGCGCCGGGTCCGCGAGATCATCCACAACGCGGGCTTCCCGCTGGAGTCCTACTCCGGGCAGCGGATGCTGGAGGAGATCCAGAACTACCCGCGCACCGAGCTGTTCTCGACCGACCAGGAGACGCTGGCGGAGACCGTCACCGGCGTGCTGGCGCTGGCCGAGCGGCGCAAGCTCAAGCCGTTCGTGCGCCGCGACCCCTACGGCCGGTTCTTCTCCTGCCTCGTCTACCTGCCACGCGATCGCTACACCACCAGCTCGCGGCTGGCGATGCAGGAGGTGCTGATCGAGGAGCTCGGCGGCACCGGCGTGGAGTACAGCACCAGGGTCGGCGAGTCGATGCTGGCGCGGGTGCACTTCATGGTGCACACCGATCCCGAGCACCAGGCGGAGCCGGACCTGAACCGCCTGCAGGAGCGGCTCAGCGACGCGATCCACACCTGGGACGACCAGATGATCGACGAGGTCGACTCCGAGCAGCCCGGCAGGCGCGACGGACAACGGGCCCGGGCGGGCTCGGAGGCGGTCAGCGAGATCGGCCAGCGCTACGCCTCGTCGTTCCCGGAGGCATACAAGGAGGACTTCAGCGCCGTCGAGGGCCTCGTGGACCTGCGTCGCCTGGAGGCGCTGGAAGGCCCGCGGGACCTGCGGATGTCCTTCTACACCCCGCGCGACGCGGCTCCCGGTGAGCGCCGCTTCAAGATCTACGTCGGCGGCGAGCGGGTCATCCTGTCCCGCGTGCTGCCGGTGCTGCAGAGCATGGGCGTCGAGGTCGTCGACGAGCGGCCCTACGAGGTGGTCCCCGACGACGGCGGCCAGTACTGGATCTACGACTTCGGCCTGCGGCTGGAGCCGGGCCTGCTCGACACCGGCGGTGCCGAGCAGCTCGACACGCTGCGGGAGCGGTTCGAGGACGCCTTCCGCGCGGCCTGGCAGGGCGAGGCCGAGGTCGACCGGTTCAACTCGCTGGTGCTGCGAGCGGGCCTGGACTGGCGGCAGGCGGCCATGCTGCGCGCCTACGCCAAGTACCTGCGCCAGACCGGCATCAACTACAGCCAGGACTACATCGAGGACGCCATCCTCGCCCACCGCGCCACCACGGTGGCGCTGACCAGGCTGTTCGAGGTCCGGTTCGACCCGGTCCTGGGCGCCGAGGAGCGCACCGCCCGCGAGCAGGACCTCATCGCCGAGGTCACCAAGCTGATCGACGACGTCACCAGCCTCGACGCCGACCGCATCCTGCGCAGCTACCTGAGCCTGATCACGGCGACCCTGCGCACCAACTACTTCGTCGACGGGGGAACGCGTCCCTACCTGTCGCTGAAGCTGGAGCCGCAGGCGATCCCCGGGCTGCCCGAGCCGCGGCCGCAGTACGAGATCTTCGTGTACTCGCCGCGCGCGGAGGGCGTGCACCTGCGCTTCGGGCCGGTCGCCCGCGGCGGTCTGCGCTGGTCGGACCGGCGGGAGGACTTCCGCACCGAGATCCTGGGGCTGGTCAAGGCGCAGGCGGTCAAGAACGCCGTGATCGTGCCGGTCGGCGCCAAGGGCGGCTTCGTCGTCAAGCGCCCGCCGGTGCCCACCGGCGACCCGGGAGCCGACCGCGAGGCGGCGCTGGGCGAGGGCATCGCCTGCTACCGGATGTTCATCTCCGGGCTGCTGGACCTCACCGACAACCTCGTCGGCGGACAGGTGGCCCCGCCGGCCGACGTGGTGCGCCACGACGGCGACGACACCTACCTCGTGGTCGCCGCGGACAAGGGGACGGCGGCGTTCTCCGACATCGCCAACGAGGTGGCCAAGTCCTACGGGTTCTGGCTGGGCGACGCCTTCGCTTCCGGCGGCTCGGTCGGCTACGACCACAAGGCCATGGGCATCACCGCCAAGGGCGCGTGGGAGAGCGTCAAGCGGCACTTCCGCGAGCTCGGAGTCGACACCCAGACCGAGGACTTCACCGCGGTCGGCGTCGGCGACATGGGCGGTGACGTGTTCGGCAACGGCATGCTGCTGTCCGAGCACATCCGGCTGGTGGCGGCGTTCAACCACATGCACGTGTTCATCGACCCCGAGCCGGACGCGGCGGCGTCCTTCGCCGAGCGCAGGCGGCTGTTCGACCTGCCCCGCTCGACGTGGGACGACTACGACCGCAGCAAGATCAGCGAAGGCGGCGGGGTGTGGTCCCGGTCGCTGAAGTCGATCCCGCTGAACCCGAAGATTCGCCGGGCACTGGGCATCGACGAGTCGGTGACGGCGATGGCCCCCGCCGAGCTGATCAAGGCCATCCTGCTCGCCCCGGCCGACCTGCTGTGGAACGGCGGCATCGGCACCTACGTCAAGGCCGCCACCGAGACCCACGCCGAGGTCGGGGACAAGGCCAACGACCCGGTCCGCGTCGACGGTGGTGAGCTGCGGGTCAAGGTCGTCGGCGAGGGCGGCAACCTCGGGCTCACCCAGCGCGGGCGCATCGAGTTCGCCCGCTCCGGCGGCAAGGTCAACACCGACGCTCTGGACAACTCCGCGGGCGTGGACTGCTCCGACCACGAGGTCAACATCAAGATCCTGCTCGACTCGCTGGTCAGCGAGGACAGGCTCGACGGGGCCCAGCGCAACGAGCTGCTGGCCGAGATGACCGACGAGGTCTCCGACCTGGTGCTGGCCGACAACTTCCGGCAGAACGCGGTGCTGGGGATCTCCCGCGCCCACGCCGGGCCGATGGTGTCGGTGCACGCCAGGCAGGTCGGCGCGCTGGTCAAGAACAACGGGCTGGACCGGGAGCTGGAGGCACTGCCGTCGCAGAAGCAGTTCCGGGAGCGGGAGAAGGCCGGTGAGGGCCTGAGCTCGCCGGAGCTGGCGACGCTGCTGGCGCACGTGAAGCTGGCGCTGAAGAAGGAGGTGCTGGCCAGCGACCTGCCCGACGCCGACGCGTTCAGCAGGCGGGTGGCCGAGTACTTCCCGAAGCCGCTGCGGGAGCACTACGGCGAGGCGGTGCAGGCGCACCCGCTGCGCCGGGAGATCACCACGACGCTGCTGGTCAACGAGGTCGTCGACGGGGCGGGCATCTCGTACGCCTACCGGCTGGCCGAGGAGATCGGCGCGTCGGCCACCGACGCGGTGCGCGCCTACGCGGTGGTGACCGAGGTCTACGGCCTGCACGAGCTGTGGCGGCGGATCGACGAGCTGGCCAACGTGGTGCCCAGCCGGGTCGCCGACGACATGGTGCTGGAGAGCCGCAGGCTGCTCGACCGCGCCGCGCGGTGGCTGCTGTCGAACCGGCCGCAGCCGCTGGCAATCGGCGCCGAGATCGCCCGGTTCCGGCCGGTGGTCGCCGATCTGTCGGGCTCGGTGCGCGGGCTGCTGCACGGCCGCGCCGCCGAGGGCGCGGTCGAGAAGGCCGAGCGGCTGCTGGCCGAGGGCGTGCCGAAGGACCTGGCGGAGTCGATCGCGGTGCTGCTGGACTCCTACGCGCTGCTGGACATCACCGAGGTCGCCGAGCTCGCCGAGCGCGACGGCGGGGTCAGCCACGAGCGCAGCCCGCGCGAGAGCGCCGAGCTGTACTACACGCTGGCCGAGCACCTCGACATCGAGCGGATGCTGCTCGCGGTCAACGAGCTGGAACGCGGGAACCGGTGGCACTCGCTGGCACGGCTGGCGCTGCGGGATGATCTCTACGCGTCGCTGCGGGCGATCACCATCGACGTCCTGCGCACCAGCGACCCCGAGGACGGTCCGGAGGACAAGATCGCGACCTGGTCGTCGATCAACGCGTCCCGGCTGGAGCGGGCCAGGACCTCGCTGGAGGAGATCCGCAACTCCGGCAGGCTCGACCTGGCCACGCTGTCGGTGGCGACGAGGCAGCTGCGCAGCATGGTGCGCTGA
- a CDS encoding acyl-CoA thioesterase, which produces MGAFVAEVALRWSDMDAFGHVNHARTVTLLEEARAELLFAEAGRQGLLGMAEGMVVARVVIDYHTPLVYSAGSLQVRMSVRELKAASFLVDYAAYAHDSVLAASAETLLVPYDLRAGRPRRLTEDERAFLSEWQLAIDGAELGRA; this is translated from the coding sequence GTGGGTGCGTTCGTAGCCGAGGTGGCCCTGCGCTGGTCCGACATGGACGCGTTCGGGCACGTCAACCACGCCCGGACGGTGACCCTCCTGGAGGAGGCGCGGGCCGAGCTGCTGTTCGCCGAGGCCGGGCGGCAGGGGCTGCTCGGGATGGCCGAGGGCATGGTGGTCGCGAGGGTCGTGATCGACTACCACACGCCGCTGGTGTACTCGGCGGGCTCGCTGCAGGTGCGGATGTCGGTGCGCGAGCTGAAGGCGGCGTCGTTCCTGGTCGACTACGCCGCCTACGCCCACGACTCGGTGCTGGCGGCCTCCGCCGAGACGCTGCTGGTGCCCTACGACCTGCGGGCGGGGCGTCCGAGGCGGCTGACCGAGGACGAGCGCGCGTTCCTGTCCGAGTGGCAGCTCGCGATCGACGGGGCGGAGCTGGGTCGTGCCTGA
- a CDS encoding DUF3459 domain-containing protein, producing the protein MTTPEPEDAGAWWRGAVFYRIDVRSFADGDGDGIGDFDGVLARLGYLELLGVDAIVLAGVGGLQYPPGSFEALLDEAHQAGIRLLIAMDLDPAREDPEDVLREWLDLGVDGFHLDPREGVAPSIRAVVDRYPERIAIGSGPGWQLAFNLDLAVAGFDADAVRKAIIRVLDAPPRPAWAMATRGTARDEAALTPVRAMSLVQLALPGAACLRHGEELGLPGAQRIPMPWEGQDPPFGFSERPGEWPSISADWASFTVEAQLEDPESTLSLYRRALELRSEHPAFAGDDVEWFGAPEGCFAFRRVGSALICALNTSAEPVPVPPGEILLSSRPLVSGQLPGGTAVWLA; encoded by the coding sequence ATGACGACACCGGAGCCGGAGGACGCCGGGGCGTGGTGGCGTGGCGCGGTCTTCTACCGGATCGACGTGCGGTCGTTCGCCGACGGCGACGGCGACGGCATCGGGGACTTCGACGGCGTTCTGGCTCGGCTCGGCTACCTGGAGCTGCTCGGCGTCGACGCGATCGTGCTCGCCGGAGTCGGCGGGCTGCAGTACCCGCCGGGCTCGTTCGAGGCGCTGCTCGACGAGGCGCACCAGGCGGGCATCCGGCTGCTGATCGCGATGGATCTCGACCCCGCGCGGGAGGACCCCGAGGACGTCCTGCGGGAGTGGCTGGACCTCGGAGTCGACGGCTTCCACCTCGATCCGCGCGAGGGCGTCGCCCCCTCGATCCGCGCGGTGGTGGACCGCTACCCCGAGCGGATCGCGATCGGCAGCGGCCCGGGCTGGCAGCTCGCGTTCAACCTCGACCTGGCGGTGGCAGGCTTCGACGCCGACGCAGTGCGCAAGGCGATCATCCGGGTGCTCGACGCGCCACCGCGCCCCGCGTGGGCGATGGCTACGCGCGGCACCGCCCGCGACGAGGCGGCGCTGACACCGGTGCGCGCGATGTCGCTGGTGCAGCTCGCACTGCCGGGTGCGGCATGCCTGCGCCACGGCGAGGAGCTGGGACTTCCCGGCGCGCAACGGATTCCGATGCCGTGGGAGGGCCAGGACCCGCCGTTCGGCTTCTCCGAGCGACCCGGCGAGTGGCCGTCGATCTCCGCGGACTGGGCCTCCTTCACCGTCGAGGCGCAGCTGGAGGACCCGGAGTCGACGCTCTCGCTGTACCGGCGGGCGCTGGAGCTGCGCAGCGAGCACCCGGCCTTCGCCGGTGACGACGTGGAGTGGTTCGGCGCTCCCGAGGGCTGCTTCGCCTTCCGCCGCGTCGGCAGCGCCCTGATCTGCGCGCTGAACACCTCGGCGGAGCCGGTTCCCGTGCCACCAGGTGAGATCCTGCTGTCCAGCCGCCCGCTCGTCTCGGGTCAGCTGCCCGGAGGAACCGCCGTCTGGTTGGCATGA
- a CDS encoding globin: protein MTSLETFYEQVGGEETFHRIVSRFYAEVAKDELLRPLYPEEDLGPAEERLRLFLMQYWGGPHTYSDRRGHPRLRMRHAPFKIGFAERDAWLRCMRIAVDEADLTPEQREQLWQYFEMAAQSLVNSWF from the coding sequence GTGACTAGCTTGGAGACCTTCTACGAACAGGTCGGCGGCGAGGAAACCTTTCACCGGATCGTGTCCCGGTTCTACGCCGAGGTGGCGAAGGACGAGCTGCTCCGGCCGCTGTACCCGGAGGAGGACCTCGGCCCGGCGGAGGAGCGGCTCCGGCTGTTCCTGATGCAGTACTGGGGCGGGCCGCACACCTACTCCGACCGCCGCGGCCACCCGCGGCTGCGGATGCGGCACGCCCCGTTCAAGATCGGCTTCGCCGAGCGCGACGCGTGGCTGCGCTGCATGCGCATCGCCGTCGACGAGGCCGACCTCACCCCCGAGCAGCGCGAACAGCTCTGGCAGTACTTCGAGATGGCGGCCCAGAGCCTGGTCAACTCGTGGTTCTGA